From the Lathyrus oleraceus cultivar Zhongwan6 chromosome 4, CAAS_Psat_ZW6_1.0, whole genome shotgun sequence genome, one window contains:
- the LOC127137376 gene encoding uncharacterized protein LOC127137376 — protein sequence MAGRNAGRNDEALAAAMQAMAQAFQNPPNADENVGSRSLATFQRGNPPTFLGRYDPEGALAWLKEIERILRVMDFTLVQKICYGTHKLSGEADDWWVDTRLRLETAGEEITWEGFRREFLRKYYPEDVRGKKEIEFLELKQGNLSVTEYAAKFTELAKFYPHYDGAMPNSLSASSLKMDCVRKLRKLWDIKRFASLWI from the coding sequence ATGGCCGGAAGAAACGCTGGGAGGAATGATGAGGCTCTTGCTGCAGCTATGCAAGCAATGGCTCAGGCGTTCCAGAACCCACCCAATGCTGACGAGAACGTGGGGTCTCGTAGTCTGGCGACGTTTCAGAGGGGGAACCCGCCTACTTTTCTGGGTAGGTATGATCCTGAAGGAGCCTTGGcttggttgaaggagattgaaaGAATCCTCAGAGTGATGGATTTCACTCTTGTGCAAAAGATCTGTTATGGAACTCATAAGCTGTCAGGTGAAGCCGATGATTGGTGGGTGGACACTCGTCTAAGGTTGGAAACTGCGGGCGAGGAGATTACTTGGGAAGGGTTTCGTAGagaatttctgaggaagtattatccagaAGATGTGCGAGGAAAGAAAGAGATTGAATTCCTCGAGTTGAAGCAAGGGAACTTGTCAGTcacggagtatgctgctaagttcactgAATTGGCTAAGTTTTATCCTCACTATGATGGAGCAATGCCGAATTCTCtaagtgcatcaagtttgaaaatggattgcgTCCGAAAATTAAGAAAGTTGTGGGATATCAAAAGATTCGCGTCTTTGTGGATCTGA